A stretch of the Nitratireductor thuwali genome encodes the following:
- the motA gene encoding flagellar motor stator protein MotA gives MSILIGLIVTFGCVIGGFMAMGGHVDVLIQPWEFVIICGAAIGTFLVANPMGVVKDTGTASLEAFRQKVPKQTEYLETLGVLHALMRELRAKSRSEVEAHIDNPDESAIFQAFPTVLANRDLTHFICDYCRIIIIGNARPFEIEALMDEEIQTIRRDKLKPYHALQGMADGLPALGIVAAVLGVIKAMGALDQSPEILGALVGAALVGTFVGIFMSYAVVGPIATKIKIVREKNNRLYVIVKQTLLAYMNGSLPQVALEFGRKTISAYDRPSIDAVEQSTMTPGAAAGGIEKKAA, from the coding sequence GTGAGCATTCTGATTGGTCTGATCGTCACATTTGGCTGCGTCATAGGCGGCTTCATGGCCATGGGCGGTCACGTTGACGTGCTGATACAGCCGTGGGAGTTCGTCATCATCTGCGGCGCGGCGATCGGCACCTTTCTGGTCGCCAACCCGATGGGCGTGGTCAAGGACACCGGCACGGCCAGCCTCGAAGCCTTCAGGCAGAAAGTGCCCAAGCAGACGGAATATCTGGAAACGCTGGGCGTGCTGCATGCGCTCATGCGCGAATTGCGGGCCAAGTCCCGCAGCGAGGTCGAGGCGCATATCGACAATCCGGATGAATCGGCGATTTTCCAGGCCTTTCCAACGGTGCTCGCCAACAGGGACCTGACCCATTTCATCTGCGATTACTGCCGCATCATCATCATCGGCAATGCGCGTCCCTTCGAGATCGAGGCGCTGATGGACGAGGAAATCCAGACCATCCGCCGCGACAAGCTCAAGCCGTACCACGCGCTGCAGGGCATGGCCGACGGCCTGCCCGCGCTTGGCATCGTGGCCGCCGTCCTCGGCGTCATCAAGGCCATGGGCGCGCTCGATCAGTCGCCGGAAATCCTGGGCGCGCTGGTGGGGGCGGCGCTTGTGGGAACCTTCGTCGGCATCTTCATGTCCTATGCGGTCGTCGGACCGATCGCCACCAAGATCAAGATCGTTCGCGAGAAGAACAACCGGCTCTACGTCATCGTGAAGCAGACGCTACTGGCCTATATGAATGGGTCGCTGCCGCAGGTCGCGCTCGAATTCGGCCGCAAGACGATCTCCGCCTATGACCGGCCGTCGATCGATGCGGT